One genomic segment of Clostridium saccharoperbutylacetonicum N1-4(HMT) includes these proteins:
- a CDS encoding response regulator, which translates to MIKAVLIDDEYIVVEGLKAIVNWSGFGIEVVGSASDGVSGLELIEKEKPDIVFTDITMPRMNGLTLIENAKKIIPSGVFIIFSGYNEFEYARKALSLGVIDYLDKPVTIDKVEETLKEAIKIIDKKKEETKLVENFLESKKAILEGLIRRLINGENINDEKLLYMLNDNNINLLSMNNFTVAVAKQEEDTENTKKFINEVKKTFDLNNHNNLIRHFILNEGKEVIFIFFEISDINSETESNLINYMTKVRKQLQEQNIDFYMGIGESQKQVFDISKSYSDAKKALKYAFFKDTSSIIHIREVEYSNHISKLADDGHDSIIFNIRSSNKQEVIGQVKNFLKNLESYNLPPEMFCHECLELIYLALKVSTETGKDYVAEKEGGFIPHVEILKANTAFEISAWMISFFDDLMNWIANIQKNSNRKSIVKVREYLDENYHKDITLDEMAEMVNINTTYLSMLFKEQVGTTYIKYLTNVRLEKAKKLLNEGYKVKEVSEMVGYHNSRHFSELFKKTVGLTPDQFKGKIK; encoded by the coding sequence ATGATTAAAGCTGTACTTATTGATGATGAATATATTGTGGTTGAAGGATTAAAAGCCATAGTAAATTGGAGTGGATTTGGAATAGAAGTGGTTGGATCAGCTTCTGATGGTGTAAGTGGACTTGAGTTAATTGAAAAGGAAAAGCCTGATATAGTATTTACTGATATTACTATGCCTCGTATGAACGGGCTAACATTGATTGAGAATGCAAAGAAGATAATTCCAAGTGGAGTATTTATAATTTTTAGTGGTTATAATGAATTTGAATATGCACGAAAAGCTCTAAGTTTAGGAGTAATTGATTATCTTGATAAGCCTGTAACAATTGACAAAGTTGAAGAAACCTTAAAAGAAGCAATAAAGATTATTGACAAAAAAAAAGAAGAAACTAAATTGGTTGAAAACTTCTTAGAGTCTAAAAAGGCTATATTAGAAGGGTTAATTAGAAGATTAATAAATGGGGAAAATATTAATGATGAAAAATTGCTTTATATGTTAAATGATAACAATATAAATTTATTAAGCATGAACAATTTTACAGTAGCTGTTGCAAAGCAAGAGGAAGATACGGAGAATACTAAGAAGTTTATTAATGAGGTAAAAAAAACTTTTGACTTAAATAATCATAATAATTTAATAAGGCATTTTATTTTAAATGAAGGTAAAGAAGTAATCTTTATATTTTTTGAAATATCAGATATAAATAGTGAAACTGAATCTAACTTAATAAACTACATGACTAAAGTTAGAAAGCAGCTTCAAGAACAAAATATAGATTTCTATATGGGAATCGGGGAAAGTCAGAAGCAGGTTTTTGATATTAGTAAATCTTATTCAGATGCTAAGAAGGCGTTGAAGTATGCATTTTTTAAGGATACTTCTTCAATAATACACATTAGAGAGGTTGAATATAGTAATCATATATCAAAATTAGCAGATGATGGTCATGACTCAATAATTTTTAATATTAGATCTTCAAATAAACAGGAGGTTATAGGGCAGGTTAAAAACTTTTTGAAAAATTTAGAATCCTATAATTTACCGCCGGAAATGTTTTGCCATGAATGTTTAGAACTTATATATTTAGCTTTAAAAGTATCTACTGAGACAGGAAAAGATTATGTAGCTGAAAAAGAAGGAGGCTTTATACCTCATGTTGAAATTTTAAAAGCCAATACAGCCTTTGAGATTTCAGCTTGGATGATTTCATTTTTCGATGACTTAATGAATTGGATAGCTAATATACAGAAAAACAGCAATAGAAAATCTATTGTGAAGGTTAGGGAATACTTAGATGAAAATTACCATAAAGATATTACTTTAGATGAAATGGCCGAAATGGTAAACATTAATACTACTTATTTAAGTATGCTATTTAAAGAGCAAGTAGGAACAACTTATATAAAATATTTAACAAATGTAAGGCTTGAAAAAGCTAAGAAGCTGTTAAATGAGGGGTATAAGGTTAAGGAAGTAAGCGAGATGGTTGGATATCATAATAGTAGACACTTTAGTGAACTTTTCAAGAAAACTGTAGGTTTGACTCCAGATCAATTTAAAGGAAAAATTAAGTAG